A single genomic interval of Asinibacterium sp. OR53 harbors:
- a CDS encoding pitrilysin family protein, with product MPNRKAAPEIVDAVDFDLRLKPCDRFTLDNGVPVYAIDAGAEEVIMIEWVFYAGNWYEEKNIVAATTNFLLKNGTKKKNAFAINEHFEFYGAYLNRQCYNETATISLHCLAKHLHHLLPVVTELITESIFPEEELAIYKQNQKQRLEVNLKKCDFIANRLIDEYLYGFHHPYGRYTSTLDYDQLQQDELKAFYKRFYVEGKCLVFTAGKLPGDIQQQLNKTFGHLPLNKQLLPETVFNLQSADEKKYHILNDANGVQGAIRIARPFPNRHHPDFPKVQILNNLFGGFFGSRLMSNIREDKGYTYGIHSYLQNHIHNSAWMISTEAGRDVCEATIEEVYKEMALLRKEPVPEEELDLVRNYMMGSLLGDLDGPFQIIARWKSYVLNNLEEAYFYNSIATIKTVSPEALRELAEKYLQPDAFYELTVI from the coding sequence ATGCCCAACAGGAAAGCAGCCCCCGAAATAGTAGATGCAGTGGATTTTGATCTGCGACTGAAACCCTGCGACCGGTTTACCCTTGATAACGGCGTACCCGTTTATGCCATCGATGCAGGCGCAGAAGAAGTGATAATGATCGAGTGGGTGTTTTATGCCGGTAACTGGTATGAAGAAAAAAACATCGTAGCAGCCACTACTAATTTTTTGTTGAAGAATGGTACAAAGAAAAAAAATGCTTTTGCCATCAATGAGCATTTTGAGTTTTATGGCGCTTACCTGAATCGCCAGTGCTATAATGAAACGGCCACTATTTCTTTGCATTGCCTGGCAAAACATTTGCATCACCTGTTACCCGTAGTTACCGAACTCATCACCGAAAGTATTTTTCCCGAAGAAGAACTGGCCATCTACAAACAAAACCAGAAGCAACGACTGGAAGTGAACCTGAAGAAATGCGATTTCATCGCCAACCGGTTGATCGATGAATATCTTTACGGGTTTCATCATCCGTACGGGCGATATACTTCAACACTGGATTACGACCAATTGCAGCAGGATGAATTGAAAGCTTTCTACAAGCGTTTTTATGTTGAAGGAAAATGCCTGGTGTTCACGGCAGGGAAATTACCGGGAGATATTCAACAACAATTGAATAAAACATTCGGCCATTTGCCCCTGAATAAACAACTGCTACCTGAAACAGTATTCAACCTGCAGTCCGCCGATGAAAAAAAATACCATATCCTCAACGATGCGAATGGTGTGCAAGGTGCCATTCGTATCGCCCGTCCTTTTCCCAACAGGCATCACCCCGATTTTCCCAAGGTGCAGATATTGAATAACCTGTTTGGCGGTTTTTTTGGTTCAAGGCTCATGAGCAATATCCGGGAAGACAAAGGCTATACTTACGGCATACACAGTTACCTGCAAAATCACATACACAACAGTGCCTGGATGATCAGCACGGAAGCGGGCAGGGATGTATGTGAAGCCACTATTGAAGAAGTGTACAAAGAAATGGCGCTCCTGCGTAAAGAACCGGTGCCGGAAGAAGAACTCGATCTGGTACGTAATTATATGATGGGTTCTTTGCTGGGCGATCTGGACGGCCCCTTTCAGATCATTGCCAGGTGGAAAAGTTATGTGTTGAACAATCTGGAGGAAGCTTATTTTTATAATAGCATAGCAACCATCAAGACAGTGAGTCCGGAAGCGTTGCGGGAACTGGCAGAAAAATACCTGCAGCCCGACGCATTTTATGAGTTAACGGTAATATAA
- a CDS encoding pitrilysin family protein: protein MIQFNRFVLENGLRVLVHEDPSTPMAVVNIMYDVGARDEAPAQTGFAHLFEHLMFGGSINIADYDEPLQRAGGENNAYTTNDLTNYYCQLPAENIETAFWLESDRMLSLAFSEKSLDVQRKVVVEEFKEHYINKPYGDVWHKMRELAYTTHPYRWMTIGKELAHIEHAQIEDVKAFFFKHYRPVNAILVVAGNVQTDKVRTLAEKWFGDIPMGEKYQRNLPVEPKQATPRKAIYHADVPLDAFIKTWHIAGRLDKGYYVADLITEILGGGGSSRLYQALVKERQLFSSLDCYHFGSIDAGLLAIEGKLVKGVSMETAAEAVDNEVARMRMEKVSDTELQKVKNKTESVIAFEDMSVMSRAGSLALYELLGDAQLMNTELQKYHAVTEQDILEYSQAIFDENNSNTIFYYSKPNR from the coding sequence ATGATTCAATTTAATCGATTTGTGCTGGAGAACGGATTGCGTGTGTTGGTACACGAAGACCCGTCCACACCCATGGCTGTAGTAAATATCATGTATGATGTAGGCGCACGCGACGAAGCTCCTGCTCAAACAGGCTTTGCGCATTTGTTCGAACACCTGATGTTTGGCGGCAGTATCAATATCGCCGATTACGATGAGCCCCTGCAAAGGGCCGGCGGTGAAAACAATGCGTATACCACCAATGATCTCACGAATTATTATTGCCAGTTACCGGCAGAAAATATAGAAACCGCTTTCTGGCTCGAAAGCGATCGCATGCTGAGCCTGGCTTTCAGCGAAAAGAGTCTTGATGTACAGCGCAAAGTGGTGGTGGAAGAGTTCAAGGAACATTATATCAACAAACCTTATGGCGATGTATGGCATAAGATGCGTGAACTGGCTTATACCACACATCCTTATCGTTGGATGACTATTGGTAAAGAATTAGCACATATAGAACACGCACAGATAGAGGATGTAAAAGCATTTTTCTTCAAACATTACAGGCCTGTGAATGCTATTCTTGTAGTGGCGGGAAACGTGCAGACAGACAAGGTTAGAACACTGGCCGAAAAATGGTTCGGCGATATTCCCATGGGAGAGAAATACCAGCGGAATTTACCGGTTGAACCAAAGCAGGCAACCCCGAGAAAAGCAATATACCATGCCGATGTGCCGCTGGATGCTTTCATCAAAACCTGGCATATTGCCGGCCGGCTCGATAAAGGCTATTATGTAGCCGACTTAATTACGGAAATACTGGGAGGTGGAGGCTCATCGCGACTTTACCAGGCATTGGTAAAAGAACGGCAATTATTTTCCAGCCTGGATTGCTATCATTTCGGAAGCATAGATGCCGGTTTGCTGGCTATCGAAGGAAAATTGGTAAAAGGAGTGAGCATGGAAACGGCTGCCGAAGCCGTGGATAACGAGGTTGCGCGGATGCGAATGGAAAAAGTGAGTGATACTGAATTGCAGAAAGTAAAGAATAAAACAGAAAGCGTGATTGCTTTTGAAGACATGAGTGTGATGAGCCGCGCCGGAAGCCTGGCCCTGTATGAATTGCTGGGCGATGCACAACTAATGAATACCGAACTGCAAAAATACCATGCAGTAACGGAGCAGGATATCCTGGAATACAGCCAGGCCATCTTTGATGAGAACAACAGCAACACGATCTTTTACTACAGCAAACCCAATCGATAA
- a CDS encoding aspartyl protease family protein: MKRLLLANLLLFCFFSLKAQEEFVAPQSRLLTKFSFTQLSGGIVIVKAQVDDSPDSLNFVFDTGSGGISLDSTTAAALKLSLKMSDKTIRGIAGMRTVEFAYNHTLRLPGLVTEHLDFHINDYDLLTSVYGIKIDGIIGYSFLRRYIVMIDYDKQLIEVFTPGTIKYPRGGYILKPDFSTLAMQHAMIGDEREINGKFIFDTGAGLCFLLSKDFVDDSVFIKKKRKYYATQAEGLGGKKQMQITVIKSVKLGPYKFRKVPIHIFEDDFNVTSYPLLGGLIGNDIMRRFNVILNYPERSIYIKPNSHYAESFDYSYTGLGIYMINGEIRVIDIVKGSPGDKAGFKPDDIIFSVESNFSKNIQIYKNLFQNTLGRVKVIVFRNNNPLVLTMDIKDIRR; the protein is encoded by the coding sequence ATGAAACGCTTATTGCTTGCCAACCTGCTGCTTTTCTGTTTTTTTTCTTTGAAAGCACAGGAAGAGTTCGTAGCTCCACAATCGCGCTTGCTCACCAAGTTCTCTTTTACACAACTCAGTGGCGGCATTGTGATCGTAAAAGCACAGGTAGATGATTCGCCCGACTCGCTCAACTTCGTATTCGATACCGGCAGCGGCGGTATTTCGCTCGATTCAACCACTGCTGCGGCTTTGAAGCTGTCGCTCAAGATGAGCGATAAGACCATTCGCGGTATTGCGGGGATGCGAACGGTGGAGTTTGCGTATAATCATACGCTCAGGTTACCCGGACTGGTTACGGAACACCTCGACTTTCACATCAATGATTACGACCTGCTTACCAGTGTGTATGGTATTAAAATAGACGGCATCATCGGGTATAGTTTTTTGAGAAGGTATATTGTGATGATCGATTATGATAAACAGCTGATCGAAGTGTTTACACCGGGCACTATCAAATATCCACGCGGCGGATATATATTGAAACCGGATTTTTCAACACTGGCCATGCAGCATGCAATGATCGGCGATGAAAGAGAGATCAACGGTAAATTCATTTTTGATACAGGCGCCGGGCTCTGTTTTCTTTTATCAAAAGATTTTGTGGATGACAGCGTGTTCATCAAAAAGAAAAGAAAATATTATGCCACGCAGGCAGAGGGTTTAGGCGGGAAAAAACAAATGCAGATAACGGTGATCAAATCGGTGAAGCTGGGGCCGTATAAATTCCGCAAAGTGCCCATCCATATTTTCGAAGACGATTTCAATGTCACCTCTTATCCTTTGCTGGGCGGACTGATAGGCAACGATATCATGCGCCGTTTCAATGTGATCCTGAATTACCCCGAGCGAAGTATTTACATCAAACCCAACAGTCATTACGCAGAGTCTTTCGATTATTCGTATACCGGTCTGGGCATTTATATGATCAATGGTGAAATACGTGTGATAGATATTGTCAAAGGTTCCCCAGGCGATAAAGCAGGTTTCAAGCCCGACGACATTATTTTTTCTGTGGAATCTAATTTCTCCAAGAATATACAGATATACAAAAATCTCTTTCAGAATACCCTGGGCAGGGTGAAAGTAATTGTTTTCCGCAATAACAATCCCCTGGTACTTACTATGGATATCAAAGACATCAGGCGGTAG
- the mqnC gene encoding cyclic dehypoxanthinyl futalosine synthase, with translation MQLADLYQKALSFKFLSVEEGLFLFEQAPLTELMYVADEMRKQQVPHGKVTWQIDRNVNTTNVCIANCKFCNFYRIPGHAEAYITDMPVYRKKIEETFKYGGDQLLLQGGHHPELGLDFYTRTFRQLKQEYPTLKLHALGPPEVAHICKLEKMSHRDVLMALQEAGLDSLPGAGAEILVDRVRRLISKGKCGADEWLAIMHEAHKLNITTSATMMFGHVETLEERFIHLVRIREVQSRKPESAKGFLAFIPWTFQDVDTLLARIRGVHNLTTPDEYIRMIAISRIMLPNVKNIQASWLTVGKQTAQICLHAGANDFGSIMIEENVVSAAGAPHRFTYKTMQDAIREAGFEPQLRNQQYEWRPIPEAIQEQVINY, from the coding sequence ATGCAACTAGCCGATTTATACCAGAAAGCACTAAGTTTTAAATTCCTTTCCGTTGAAGAAGGTCTGTTCCTTTTTGAACAGGCACCCCTGACCGAACTGATGTATGTTGCCGATGAGATGCGTAAGCAACAGGTGCCACATGGAAAAGTGACCTGGCAGATCGATCGGAATGTAAATACCACCAATGTTTGCATCGCCAATTGCAAATTCTGTAACTTCTATCGTATACCGGGTCATGCCGAAGCATATATCACCGATATGCCGGTTTACCGCAAGAAGATCGAGGAAACATTCAAATATGGTGGCGACCAGTTGTTGTTGCAGGGCGGACACCACCCTGAGCTAGGCCTCGATTTCTATACCCGTACATTCCGCCAGTTGAAGCAGGAATATCCTACCCTCAAGCTGCATGCATTGGGTCCGCCCGAAGTGGCCCATATCTGCAAGCTGGAAAAAATGAGCCATCGCGATGTGCTCATGGCTTTGCAGGAAGCAGGACTGGATTCTTTGCCGGGTGCAGGTGCTGAAATATTGGTTGACAGGGTGCGACGCCTGATCTCCAAAGGAAAATGCGGTGCCGATGAATGGCTCGCCATTATGCACGAAGCGCATAAACTCAACATCACCACCAGCGCTACCATGATGTTCGGTCACGTGGAAACACTGGAAGAGCGTTTCATTCACCTCGTGCGCATCAGGGAAGTGCAGAGCCGTAAACCGGAGTCGGCCAAAGGCTTCCTGGCATTCATTCCCTGGACCTTCCAGGATGTAGATACCTTACTGGCCCGTATCAGGGGCGTACACAACCTCACTACCCCCGATGAATATATCCGCATGATCGCCATCAGCCGCATCATGCTGCCCAATGTTAAGAACATCCAGGCGAGTTGGCTTACAGTGGGCAAGCAAACTGCCCAGATCTGTCTGCATGCAGGCGCGAACGATTTCGGCAGTATCATGATCGAAGAGAATGTAGTGAGTGCAGCCGGTGCACCCCACCGTTTTACCTACAAGACCATGCAGGACGCCATCCGCGAGGCCGGTTTCGAACCCCAGTTACGCAACCAGCAGTACGAATGGAGGCCCATTCCCGAAGCCATACAGGAGCAGGTGATCAATTATTGA
- a CDS encoding RNA polymerase sigma factor, producing the protein MTEKEYNDCVTQYADNVYRFIVKNLRHEEDARDIVQTAFEKLWRNRETIETIKSKSYLFTVAYNQMIDHIRKVKRIELKDIFEESGSKTYQLHSNPRKTLMEALNRLNETQKSLVMLKDYEGYSYEEIGQIMNLNASQVKVYLHRARLALKTYLVKPENII; encoded by the coding sequence ATGACTGAAAAAGAGTACAACGACTGCGTCACACAATACGCCGATAATGTTTACCGCTTTATCGTGAAAAACCTCCGGCACGAGGAAGATGCCAGGGATATTGTGCAAACTGCATTCGAAAAACTCTGGCGTAACCGGGAAACGATCGAGACCATCAAATCAAAATCATACCTGTTTACCGTTGCCTATAACCAGATGATCGACCATATCAGGAAGGTGAAAAGGATAGAATTGAAAGATATATTTGAAGAAAGCGGAAGCAAGACCTACCAGTTACACAGTAATCCCAGAAAAACCCTGATGGAGGCCTTGAACCGTCTCAATGAAACGCAAAAAAGCCTGGTGATGCTGAAAGATTATGAAGGATACAGTTATGAAGAGATCGGACAGATCATGAACCTGAACGCGAGCCAGGTAAAAGTGTACCTGCATCGCGCGAGGCTGGCATTGAAAACCTACCTGGTGAAACCTGAAAATATCATATAA
- a CDS encoding anti-sigma factor, with the protein MINIDRHNYEELFLLYLDGELPAADAKAVEQFVADNPDLAVELEALRQTLLLPGEPVDFPFKESLYKNTTSVNASSYEEQLLSYIDDELAGAEKESMEALLMKNPEAKAYLHLLQQTKLEAEPVSFPYKESLYRSASTKRPVIYISWQRVAVAAVLAGLGLVIWLIPGSLRRNLPAEKELAAINKPTVQPQNKTTIPSPGTVEHVITNTENKELVAVHTTTPAANKQPTIKIQTAGAIPVENSLPAEQNRSLAKVQEAIPVSTNVGRTEIHQPVEVLAANTSLQQPVIAPKEATAANNNAAITKYKELETDEDNKGLLLGSIEINKDKLRGFFRKASSIFKSKAAREEEDNRSLR; encoded by the coding sequence GTGATAAACATCGACCGACATAACTACGAAGAATTATTCCTGCTCTACCTCGACGGGGAACTCCCTGCCGCGGATGCCAAAGCAGTGGAACAATTCGTAGCAGATAATCCCGATCTGGCGGTGGAACTGGAAGCCCTCAGGCAAACCCTCTTATTACCCGGTGAACCAGTTGATTTTCCTTTCAAGGAATCGCTATACAAAAACACTACATCTGTTAATGCATCTTCTTACGAAGAGCAATTACTCAGTTATATCGATGACGAGTTAGCAGGTGCTGAAAAAGAAAGTATGGAAGCTTTGCTGATGAAGAACCCGGAGGCAAAAGCTTATTTGCATCTGCTTCAACAAACAAAACTCGAAGCCGAGCCAGTGTCTTTTCCCTATAAAGAATCGCTTTACCGCAGCGCTTCAACAAAAAGACCTGTTATTTATATAAGCTGGCAGCGCGTGGCTGTGGCAGCCGTTTTAGCAGGTCTGGGACTGGTCATTTGGTTGATTCCCGGCTCTCTCCGCCGCAACCTGCCGGCTGAAAAAGAATTGGCTGCTATCAACAAACCTACTGTTCAGCCTCAAAACAAAACAACCATACCATCACCGGGTACTGTTGAGCATGTTATTACCAATACTGAAAACAAAGAACTCGTTGCAGTTCATACTACCACACCTGCAGCTAATAAACAGCCTACTATAAAAATACAAACAGCAGGAGCCATACCTGTTGAAAATAGTTTACCTGCTGAACAGAACCGCTCCCTGGCAAAAGTACAAGAAGCTATTCCTGTAAGCACAAATGTTGGAAGAACCGAGATACATCAACCGGTTGAAGTACTGGCTGCCAATACCAGTTTGCAACAACCTGTTATTGCTCCGAAAGAAGCAACAGCAGCCAACAATAATGCTGCTATTACAAAATACAAAGAGCTGGAAACCGATGAAGACAATAAAGGACTCTTACTGGGTTCTATCGAGATCAATAAAGACAAACTGCGCGGCTTTTTCAGGAAGGCGTCCAGCATTTTTAAAAGCAAAGCTGCCCGGGAGGAAGAAGACAATCGCAGCTTGAGATAA
- a CDS encoding outer membrane beta-barrel protein has translation MKYVVSLVAALFVTGWGMAQTDSTGRSSDTIKVGNFIIIKKKKSGSGDEESVWKNWDKDFEIRTEHRSHRRTNISTNWFIFDLGFANFRDQTDYTAAQSGGYFRVLRPADGQVNANSFHLNNLKSSNVNIWFFMQKLNMVKHVVNLKYGLGLEMYNFRYDSRISYRKDPVPYVYNDSISFSKNKLYVGYLTVPLMVNINPSPDKKRSFSFSAGVSAGYMLSNRNKQVSAERGKQKNNGDFSLEPWRLAAVAELGLGPVRLYGSYSINRLHKESTRLEQYPYAVGIRFSNW, from the coding sequence ATGAAGTATGTAGTAAGTTTAGTAGCGGCACTGTTCGTTACCGGATGGGGAATGGCGCAGACCGACAGCACCGGCCGTTCATCGGACACGATCAAAGTGGGCAATTTCATCATCATCAAAAAGAAAAAAAGCGGGTCGGGCGATGAGGAGAGTGTGTGGAAGAACTGGGACAAAGATTTCGAGATCCGTACAGAACACCGTAGCCACAGAAGAACCAATATCAGCACGAACTGGTTCATCTTCGACCTGGGCTTTGCCAATTTTCGCGACCAGACCGATTATACGGCAGCACAGTCTGGAGGCTATTTCAGGGTACTGCGTCCGGCAGACGGCCAGGTAAATGCCAACAGCTTCCACCTGAACAACCTCAAATCCAGCAATGTGAACATCTGGTTTTTCATGCAAAAGCTGAACATGGTAAAGCATGTGGTCAATCTCAAATACGGACTGGGGCTTGAAATGTACAATTTTCGTTACGACAGCCGGATCAGTTACCGCAAAGACCCTGTGCCTTATGTGTACAATGATTCCATCTCTTTTTCCAAGAACAAACTATATGTGGGATACCTGACGGTGCCGCTGATGGTGAACATCAATCCTTCGCCGGATAAAAAAAGGAGTTTTTCTTTCAGTGCGGGTGTGAGCGCCGGGTATATGCTCAGCAACCGCAACAAACAGGTGAGCGCCGAAAGGGGTAAGCAGAAAAACAACGGCGATTTCAGCCTCGAGCCCTGGCGTCTAGCGGCTGTGGCTGAATTGGGACTGGGCCCCGTGCGCCTGTACGGTTCGTACAGCATCAACAGGCTGCACAAGGAAAGTACCCGGTTAGAACAATATCCCTATGCCGTAGGTATCCGTTTCAGCAACTGGTAA
- the serS gene encoding serine--tRNA ligase — MLQVSVLRNDTAEVKRRLAVKHFKQPELVDTIIQLDDERKRLQAEFDNTQSKVNTASKEIGKLMAQGQKEAAETLKSDVAGWKAALEPLKEQMARVEKELNDTLVLLPNLPGTQVPEGRTPEDNVVVREGGIKPVLPTNATPHWDLTKKYNLIDFELGNKITGSGFPVYTGQGAKLQRALVQYFLDYNTAAGYKEYLPPFMVNADSAYATGQLPDKEGQMYHATEDDFYLIPTAEVPVTNVYRDTILKEEDFPVKMTAYSPCFRREAGSYGKDVRGLNRLHQFEKVEIIQLVQPEKSYDTLDEMVLHVEKLLQSLQLPYRLLRLCGGDMGFASAITYDFEVYSAAQERWLEVSSVSNFESFQANRLKCRYKDATGKTQLVHTLNGSSLALPRILACLLENNQGDEGILLPEVLHGYFGKKMVVAGN; from the coding sequence ATGTTACAAGTGAGTGTATTGCGCAATGATACGGCTGAAGTAAAGAGAAGACTGGCAGTAAAGCATTTCAAACAACCCGAACTGGTGGATACCATCATTCAACTGGATGATGAGCGTAAACGCCTGCAGGCCGAATTCGACAATACACAATCGAAAGTCAACACAGCATCTAAAGAGATCGGTAAGCTGATGGCACAGGGACAAAAAGAAGCGGCCGAAACCCTTAAGAGCGATGTAGCAGGATGGAAAGCAGCCCTGGAGCCGCTGAAAGAACAAATGGCCAGGGTAGAAAAAGAACTGAACGATACCCTGGTATTATTACCCAACCTGCCCGGCACACAGGTGCCGGAAGGACGTACGCCGGAAGACAATGTAGTGGTAAGGGAAGGAGGTATTAAACCTGTGCTGCCAACTAATGCAACACCACACTGGGACCTGACCAAAAAATACAACCTGATCGATTTTGAACTGGGTAACAAGATCACCGGCAGTGGTTTTCCTGTTTATACCGGACAGGGCGCCAAATTGCAAAGAGCGCTGGTGCAGTATTTTCTCGATTACAATACCGCAGCCGGCTATAAAGAATACCTGCCTCCTTTCATGGTGAATGCCGATTCTGCTTATGCAACCGGACAATTGCCCGATAAAGAAGGACAGATGTATCATGCAACGGAAGATGATTTTTACCTGATTCCCACGGCAGAAGTACCTGTTACCAATGTTTACCGCGATACGATCCTCAAAGAAGAAGATTTCCCGGTAAAAATGACGGCCTATTCACCTTGTTTTAGAAGAGAGGCTGGCAGTTATGGAAAAGATGTACGTGGCCTCAACCGCCTGCACCAGTTTGAAAAAGTAGAGATCATTCAGTTGGTGCAGCCCGAAAAAAGTTACGATACACTCGATGAAATGGTGCTGCATGTGGAAAAATTATTACAGTCGCTGCAATTGCCTTATCGTTTATTGCGTCTCTGCGGCGGCGATATGGGTTTTGCCAGTGCCATTACGTATGATTTTGAAGTGTATAGTGCTGCACAGGAACGTTGGCTGGAAGTGAGCAGTGTAAGCAATTTCGAAAGTTTCCAGGCCAACCGTCTCAAGTGCCGTTACAAAGATGCTACAGGCAAAACGCAACTGGTACATACGCTGAACGGCAGTTCGCTGGCATTGCCCAGGATACTGGCCTGCCTGCTCGAAAACAACCAGGGCGATGAAGGCATTTTATTGCCCGAAGTGCTGCATGGCTATTTTGGAAAGAAGATGGTGGTTGCCGGCAACTGA
- the gcvH gene encoding glycine cleavage system protein GcvH: MNFPAELRYTKDHEWIRLEGNTAIIGITDFAQHELGDIVYVDITSTGKTLAAEEVFGTVEAVKTVSDLFLPVAGTVVEVNSLLEKQPELVNTDPYGDGWMIKMTVASPADVAALMTHEAYSTLVG; encoded by the coding sequence ATGAATTTTCCCGCAGAACTGCGCTACACCAAAGACCACGAATGGATACGCCTGGAAGGCAATACCGCTATCATCGGCATTACCGATTTTGCACAGCATGAACTGGGTGATATCGTTTATGTAGATATTACTTCTACCGGCAAAACACTGGCCGCTGAAGAAGTCTTCGGAACCGTTGAAGCTGTTAAAACAGTAAGCGACCTCTTTCTGCCTGTTGCCGGAACTGTGGTTGAAGTGAACAGCCTCCTGGAAAAACAACCCGAACTGGTAAACACCGATCCTTATGGAGACGGATGGATGATCAAAATGACCGTAGCCAGTCCGGCAGATGTAGCCGCACTGATGACCCATGAAGCTTACAGCACACTGGTAGGATAA
- a CDS encoding VanZ family protein, translating into MKAILFVPAILLFVLCTVLLTLPGADLPTNWFSAIPQFDKLVHIGMFTLLGLCFGYPVVKSPWTLQRRLKWVLLIALLSIGYGIAIEFIQLFWIPGRSFEGWDILADSTGSLIAYIWNRNACKKIGPDGNRGRNQN; encoded by the coding sequence TTGAAAGCGATTCTTTTTGTCCCTGCGATCCTGCTTTTCGTTCTGTGCACGGTACTGTTAACCCTCCCGGGTGCAGACCTGCCTACGAATTGGTTTTCCGCTATACCTCAATTCGATAAGCTGGTACACATTGGTATGTTTACCTTATTGGGGTTATGCTTTGGCTATCCCGTGGTAAAAAGCCCCTGGACATTGCAAAGACGTTTGAAATGGGTATTGCTCATCGCCTTGTTGAGCATCGGATATGGTATTGCTATTGAATTCATCCAATTATTCTGGATACCGGGGCGGAGCTTTGAAGGATGGGATATACTGGCAGATAGTACAGGCAGTTTGATTGCTTATATATGGAACAGGAATGCCTGTAAAAAAATTGGCCCCGATGGAAATCGGGGCCGCAACCAAAACTAA
- a CDS encoding glycoside hydrolase family 25 protein — protein sequence MKKSRRTKNRIERILWLVVLCCLGGTASYLFLRQRWEREEESKAKFVHFTAFGIDIPTGYSIHGIDVSSHQELIAWQEVRAMKINNTRLGFVFIKATEGLNDTDKRFKQNWEKAKAAGMVCGAYHFFLANKSGALQAQNFISQVKLTKGDLPPVLDIEELYGVKPDSMRSRIREWLVTVEKAYGVKPIIYSYADFYERNLGRAFDAYPLWVAHYFEQESPHVNRPWTFWQHSDAGHVNGVRNITDFNVFNGDSLEWQKILLK from the coding sequence ATGAAAAAAAGCAGACGGACAAAGAACAGGATAGAAAGGATATTGTGGTTGGTGGTGTTGTGTTGCCTGGGCGGCACGGCATCGTACCTTTTCCTGCGCCAGCGTTGGGAGAGAGAAGAGGAGTCGAAAGCGAAGTTTGTTCATTTTACTGCTTTCGGCATCGATATACCTACAGGCTATTCCATACACGGGATCGATGTGAGCAGTCACCAGGAGCTTATTGCATGGCAGGAAGTCAGGGCAATGAAGATCAACAACACGAGACTGGGCTTTGTGTTCATCAAAGCAACAGAGGGGCTCAACGATACCGACAAACGTTTCAAACAGAACTGGGAAAAGGCGAAAGCCGCCGGTATGGTTTGCGGTGCTTATCATTTTTTCCTGGCTAACAAGAGCGGTGCATTGCAGGCCCAAAATTTTATCAGCCAGGTAAAATTGACGAAGGGCGATCTGCCGCCGGTGCTGGACATTGAAGAGTTGTATGGCGTGAAGCCCGACTCAATGCGCAGCCGGATCAGGGAATGGCTGGTAACCGTCGAAAAAGCATACGGGGTGAAACCCATCATATATTCTTATGCCGATTTTTATGAGCGGAACCTGGGGCGGGCTTTCGATGCATATCCTTTATGGGTAGCGCATTATTTTGAGCAGGAAAGTCCGCACGTGAACCGCCCCTGGACTTTCTGGCAGCACAGCGATGCCGGGCATGTGAATGGGGTCAGGAATATCACCGATTTCAATGTCTTCAATGGGGACTCCCTGGAATGGCAAAAAATATTATTAAAATAA